From one Lycium ferocissimum isolate CSIRO_LF1 chromosome 5, AGI_CSIRO_Lferr_CH_V1, whole genome shotgun sequence genomic stretch:
- the LOC132058061 gene encoding IQ domain-containing protein IQM6-like isoform X1, with product MEANQKPKSVGALLTPTIMQTPMPDSTVLLEELLWRALDFATLRQSSVSFFDIGKTESVVSRWTRAKIRASKVGKGLSKDGKGQTLNYRHWLEAIDPRHRYGVNLNRYYEVWCNSESSQPFFYWLDFGDGKEAIAQKCSRSDLQSQCIKYLGPKEREAYEVTLKNGKFMYTKTGVYVDTVEGTKWMFVLSTSRTLYVGEKQRHHFHHSSFLAGGASLSSGRLVVSKGELEAIWAYSGHYRPTEVHFEELITFLEEHHVDLTNVKKYSIDDDTLPKPKISSLTNESKDDGTKNSTDEVIPNAA from the exons atggaaGCAAATCAGAAACCCAAATCAGTAGGAGCTCTACTTACTCCTACAATCATGCAAACTCCAATGCCAGATTCTACGGTTCTCCTTGAAGAACTCTT GTGGAGGGCATTAGATTTTGCAACTCTCAGACAAAGCTCTGTCTCTTTTTTTGACATAGGAAAGACAGAGTCAGTAGTTTCGCGTTGGACAAGGGCTAAAATCCGGGCTTCCAAG GTTGGAAAGGGCTTGTCAAAGGATGGGAAAGGCCAAACACTAAATTACAGGCACTGGTTAGAAGCT ATAGATCCACGCCACCGGTATGGCGTGAACCTAAATCGTTATTATGAAGTGTGGTGCAACAGCGAAAGCTCACAACCATTTTTCTACTG GCTAGATTTTGGTGACGGAAAAGAAGCAATTGCCCAGAAATGTTCGAGGAGTGATCTACAATCCCAATGCATTAAGTATCTCGGACCA AAAGAGAGGGAAGCATATGAAGTAACTCTAAAGAATGGAAAATTTATGTACACCAAAACTGGTGTTTATGTGGACACAGTTGAGGGTACTAAATGGATGTTTGTGCTTAGCACCTCAAGGACCTTATATGTTGGAGAGAAGCAAAGACACCATTTTCACCACTCCAGTTTTCTAGCTGGAGGTGCTTCTCTTTCGTCTGGAAGATTGGTTGTGTCCAAGGGAGAGCTCGAG GCTATATGGGCATACAGTGGTCATTATAGGCCAACAGAAGTGCATTTTGAGGAGTTAATAACCTTTCTTGAGGAGCACCATGTTGACCTCACCAATGTTAAG AAATACTCAATAGATGATGACACACTCCCCAAGCCAAAAATTTCAAGCCTTACAAATGAATCAAAAGATGATGGCACCAAAAATTCCACTGATGAAGTCATTCCAAATGCTGCCTAG
- the LOC132055330 gene encoding protein IQ-DOMAIN 8-like: protein MGGSGKWIKSLIGLNKNQSNDPEKGGVKNRKWKLWRSASGGIAVASSKGVKGGGNLGDSDGSESSFLSDSALAAAMAAVVRAPHKDFVVVKQEWAALRIQAAFRGFLARRALRALKAVVRLQAIFRGRQVRQQAAVTLKCMQALVRVQARVRARNNQTSIDGDAMKGSDADNCSQADPIKQAESGWCDSPGTVDEVRSKLKMRQVGAIKRERAITYAQQKLRTNPSLNSRTRKVETPNKIKANGNSTWLERWMANKPWENRLVDEFHTDASGMTPNSRKHEDYDAGSFTERSSVNIRRNNMSTRISTRGPISCQIVNSSSEYYPYDDSTTSHSSMSTSETLGSNQTPPEEGHSKKPNYMNPTESIKAKVKQRNSSYLSQSMQRNSADNLQLHRKSSPLSRSIARRSADCDLYSVDLCKDLYPPSNAF, encoded by the exons ATGGGTGGTTCAGGGAAGTGGATTAAATCATTAATCGGTCTAAACAAGAACCAATCAAATGATCCT GAGAAGGGTGGTGTAAAGAACAGAAAATGGAAGCTGTGGAGGAGTGCATCGGGTGGAATTGCTGTGGCGTCGTCGAAAGGTGTAAAAGGTGGTGGCAATTTGGGAGATTCAGATGGATCTGAGTCTTCATTTCTGTCAGACAGTGCTTTGGCTGCTGCTATGGCTGCTGTGGTTAGAGCTCCACATAAGGATTTTGTTGTTGTGAAGCAAGAATGGGCTGCCCTTCGAATTCAGGCTGCGTTTCGGGGTTTTTTG GCAAGACGTGCATTAAGGGCGCTGAAGGCAGTAGTTAGGCTACAAGCTATATTTCGTGGGCGACAGGTTAGACAGCAAGCTGCTGTAACCCTCAAATGTATGCAGGCTCTTGTTCGAGTGCAAGCTCGAGTTAGAGCCCGAAACAATCAAACATCCATTGATGGAGACGCGATGAAAGGGTCTGATGCTGATAACTGTAGCCAAGCTGATCCAATTAAGCAAGCTGAG agtGGATGGTGTGATAGCCCTGGCACAGTGGATGAAGTGAGGTCTAAGTTAAAAATGAGACAAGTAGGAGCAATCAAGAGGGAGAGGGCCATCACATATGCCCAACAG AAACTGAGAACAAATCCCAGCCTGAATTCAAGAACAAGGAAAGTGGAAACCCCTAATAAGATCAAGGCTAATGGGAATTCAACTTGGTTAGAACGTTGGATGGCGAATAAGCCATGGGAAAACAGATTGGTGGATGAATTCCATACTGATGCATCGGGGATGACCCCGAATTCTAGGAAACATGAAGATTATGATGCTGGATCTTTCACTGAGCGTAGTTCGGTGAACATTAGAAGGAATAACATGTCTACAAGGATATCTACAAGAGGACCAATAAGTTGTCAAATTGTCAATTCATCTTCTGAGTATTATCCGTATGATGATAGTACGACTTCTCATTCTTCCATGTCAACTTCTGAAACTCTCGGATCAAATCAGACTCCTCCAGAAGAGGGACATAGCAAGAAACCGAATTACATGAATCCTACGGAGTCTATTAAGGCAAAGGTTAAGCAGAGGAATTCAAGTTATTTGTCTCAGAGTATGCAAAGGAATTCAGCTGATAACTTACAATTGCATAGGAAATCAAGTCCACTTTCGAGGTCAATAGCAAGGAGAAGTGCTGATTGTGATCTTTATTCAGTTGATCTGTGTAAGGATCTCTACCCTCCCTCAAATGCATTTTAA
- the LOC132058061 gene encoding IQ domain-containing protein IQM6-like isoform X2 produces MEANQKPKSVGALLTPTIMQTPMPDSTVLLEELLWRALDFATLRQSSVSFFDIGKTESVVSRWTRAKIRASKIDPRHRYGVNLNRYYEVWCNSESSQPFFYWLDFGDGKEAIAQKCSRSDLQSQCIKYLGPKEREAYEVTLKNGKFMYTKTGVYVDTVEGTKWMFVLSTSRTLYVGEKQRHHFHHSSFLAGGASLSSGRLVVSKGELEAIWAYSGHYRPTEVHFEELITFLEEHHVDLTNVKKYSIDDDTLPKPKISSLTNESKDDGTKNSTDEVIPNAA; encoded by the exons atggaaGCAAATCAGAAACCCAAATCAGTAGGAGCTCTACTTACTCCTACAATCATGCAAACTCCAATGCCAGATTCTACGGTTCTCCTTGAAGAACTCTT GTGGAGGGCATTAGATTTTGCAACTCTCAGACAAAGCTCTGTCTCTTTTTTTGACATAGGAAAGACAGAGTCAGTAGTTTCGCGTTGGACAAGGGCTAAAATCCGGGCTTCCAAG ATAGATCCACGCCACCGGTATGGCGTGAACCTAAATCGTTATTATGAAGTGTGGTGCAACAGCGAAAGCTCACAACCATTTTTCTACTG GCTAGATTTTGGTGACGGAAAAGAAGCAATTGCCCAGAAATGTTCGAGGAGTGATCTACAATCCCAATGCATTAAGTATCTCGGACCA AAAGAGAGGGAAGCATATGAAGTAACTCTAAAGAATGGAAAATTTATGTACACCAAAACTGGTGTTTATGTGGACACAGTTGAGGGTACTAAATGGATGTTTGTGCTTAGCACCTCAAGGACCTTATATGTTGGAGAGAAGCAAAGACACCATTTTCACCACTCCAGTTTTCTAGCTGGAGGTGCTTCTCTTTCGTCTGGAAGATTGGTTGTGTCCAAGGGAGAGCTCGAG GCTATATGGGCATACAGTGGTCATTATAGGCCAACAGAAGTGCATTTTGAGGAGTTAATAACCTTTCTTGAGGAGCACCATGTTGACCTCACCAATGTTAAG AAATACTCAATAGATGATGACACACTCCCCAAGCCAAAAATTTCAAGCCTTACAAATGAATCAAAAGATGATGGCACCAAAAATTCCACTGATGAAGTCATTCCAAATGCTGCCTAG